The nucleotide window AGACCTTCAGGTAACGGTCGATGATTTCGGCAACATCTACGGCAGGCGTGAAGGCACAAAACCTGATCTCTCCCCGTAGTAATCGGATCACACTTGGACACCCAACCGTATGGAGGAAAATACGACGGGGTCATCGGTGTGCTCACGGCATTGGAAGTAATTCGCACGCTGAATGATAAGGACATAAAAACAGAACGTCCGATCGTAATTGTTAATTTTACGAATGAAGAAGGGGCACGTTTCATGCCTCCGTTGCTCGGTTCCGGCGCTGCGCTAGGGGATGTCTCGAAAACAAGTGTCTATGAAACGGTAGATGCCGAGGGAATAAACTTTGAAACGGCATTGCACGAATCCGGTTACCAAGGGAAAGAGGCTCATCGTATAAAGGATGCACATGCATTCATAGAGTTACATATTGAACAGGGACCGGTGCTTGAACAACGCCAAAAGAGCATTGGCATCGTCCAAGGGATTCAAGGTTTGGCTTGGTTGACTGTGCATGTTAAAGGGGAAGCGGATCACGCGGGAACAACCCCCATGTCCGGCCGTAAAGATGCGCTCGTCGCAGCATCTTCCATGGTTACCGCCCTATCCAAGTATGCGTCATCAGTCGAGGAATTGGTGATTACCGTCGGTACGTTGCAAGTCGCGCCAAGTGCACCGAACGTCATTCCAAGTGATGTTACCTTTACCATTGATATGCGCCATCCCGACGACCATATGCGAAAAGGAGTCCCGATGGCCATTCGCAAAATTATATCCGATACGTCGAAAATGTATGATGTTGATTTTACGCTAGAGACGAATGCGCAAACGGAAACGGTTCATTTTCCCGAAAGGATCCGAAACATCCTTTTAGAGGAAACGTCATCGCTTGAATACGAAGCGGAACAATTGTACAGCGGTGCTTCCCACGATGCGAAAAATATGAGCCGGATTGCGGAAACGGGCATGATTTTCGTGCCGAGCGCCAACGGGAAAAGCCATCATGAAGAGGAATATACGAGTGATGCCGACATTGAAAAAGGGGCGAATGTGTTGCTCCGGGCAGCTAAGCGGTTGGCGGACGAAAAATAACGGGAAGAAGAGGTGCCTCACCATATGGCTTATACGATTCGCGAGATGAAGGAAGGGGATGCATACGGCATTGCTTATGTGCATGTGCATAGCTGGCACACGACTTATAAAGGGATCGTCCCCCAAAGTTTCTTGGGCCGCTTACAGGTGTCGGAGCGTGAAAAACATTGGGAAAACCTTCTTACTGAATATCCCCGGAAGTCTAACTATGGACTCGTAGCTGTCAATGACCAATCAGAGATTGTCGGTTTTGCCATCTGCGATCAGGCTGATGACAAAGAACCGGCGGAAGGGGAATTAAATGCAATATACATTCTGAAAAACAACCAACAACATGGCATCGGCCGCGCGCTCTTGCGACATGTGCTCGTGAACTTTCACGAGAGAGGGTGGAAGACATTTAAGGTTGTTGCCCTCGCCGATAACCCTTCCTTTCCATTTTATGAAAAACTGAATCCTCATTATTTGCGATTGGATACATGGACGGTGGATGGCGTGGACCTCAAGGAATGGGTGATGACGTTTCATGTAGCCGAAGTTGAACTATTGCTCCAGTGAGCGGATTTTCACATAATTTTTCACAATAAGGATAGATTTTCGGATGACTTCATAAGAGTCTCTTTTTCTAGTCGTTGCAAACAAAATACGGGGATATGACCTAGTATTTCCTCTGTTACAATTCCATTGCAGTTGGTTTAAATTAGCGATTTCCACTTGCTTACTTTTTCATAGCTTGTTAGGATGCTTCTGGGTGGTTGAAAGGCTTTCGCCCATTAATTACCAAGAGGAGGCGTTGATTGGTGCTGAAGTTACAAGCGACAAACAGGCTAAGAAATTATAGTCTGTCTGCTGTAGCCGCAGGGTTTGTTTTCTTTGCCGGACCGATAGCCGCTGATGCGAGTGATTTCGGGGACAAATTACTTACCGATGGCATAGAGAATAGTCACGTCGAAAAGTTGCAGGACCTACTCGTTGAAGAAGGATACTTGCAACAAAATGATGCCAGTGGTGTCTATGACAACTCAACAACCGATGCT belongs to Salicibibacter cibi and includes:
- a CDS encoding M20 family metallo-hydrolase codes for the protein MDTQPYGGKYDGVIGVLTALEVIRTLNDKDIKTERPIVIVNFTNEEGARFMPPLLGSGAALGDVSKTSVYETVDAEGINFETALHESGYQGKEAHRIKDAHAFIELHIEQGPVLEQRQKSIGIVQGIQGLAWLTVHVKGEADHAGTTPMSGRKDALVAASSMVTALSKYASSVEELVITVGTLQVAPSAPNVIPSDVTFTIDMRHPDDHMRKGVPMAIRKIISDTSKMYDVDFTLETNAQTETVHFPERIRNILLEETSSLEYEAEQLYSGASHDAKNMSRIAETGMIFVPSANGKSHHEEEYTSDADIEKGANVLLRAAKRLADEK
- a CDS encoding GNAT family N-acetyltransferase → MAYTIREMKEGDAYGIAYVHVHSWHTTYKGIVPQSFLGRLQVSEREKHWENLLTEYPRKSNYGLVAVNDQSEIVGFAICDQADDKEPAEGELNAIYILKNNQQHGIGRALLRHVLVNFHERGWKTFKVVALADNPSFPFYEKLNPHYLRLDTWTVDGVDLKEWVMTFHVAEVELLLQ